The Thermoproteota archaeon genome includes a window with the following:
- a CDS encoding MEMO1 family protein produces MEVRRSAVAGSFYPSDPDDLLSLLRELFLSIGESGIPSPNPSGERRIASLISPHAGYIYSGRTAAAGYSVLARDGIPETFVILGPNHTGLGAAFSVSNADYWETPLGRVEVDKELALAIKEYFKDLEFDDLAHMSEHSIEVQIPFLQAIYDSPKIVPIAMGVQNPSSAASLGKAIGLASEFLKRDVVVIASSDMSHYLPEEEARRRDMAALEAILDMDVEGLFRTLFELDVSMCGPGPASVAITFAKLKGVEKGELVRYSTSAEASGDRSFVVGYASVVFAR; encoded by the coding sequence TTGGAGGTCAGGAGGTCAGCCGTCGCTGGCTCTTTTTATCCCTCCGATCCGGATGATCTCCTTTCCCTGTTAAGGGAGTTGTTCCTGAGCATTGGGGAGAGCGGGATTCCCTCACCGAATCCATCCGGGGAGAGGAGGATAGCCTCTCTGATATCGCCCCACGCCGGATACATATACTCGGGGAGGACGGCAGCTGCTGGATACTCAGTCTTGGCTAGGGACGGGATTCCCGAGACATTCGTCATTTTAGGCCCGAATCACACGGGACTTGGTGCCGCGTTCTCCGTTTCTAATGCAGATTACTGGGAGACACCTTTGGGCAGAGTTGAAGTTGATAAGGAGCTCGCCCTAGCCATTAAAGAGTACTTCAAGGATCTGGAGTTTGATGACCTGGCTCACATGTCAGAGCACTCCATAGAGGTCCAGATACCGTTCTTACAGGCGATATACGACTCGCCCAAGATAGTCCCCATTGCCATGGGCGTTCAGAATCCCTCCTCAGCCGCATCTCTGGGGAAGGCCATAGGCCTCGCCTCCGAATTTCTGAAGAGGGATGTCGTGGTGATAGCCTCATCAGACATGTCCCACTATCTCCCAGAGGAGGAGGCGAGGAGAAGGGATATGGCCGCGTTGGAGGCTATCTTGGACATGGATGTGGAGGGGCTATTCAGGACCCTGTTCGAGCTAGATGTTTCCATGTGCGGTCCTGGACCTGCCTCAGTGGCCATAACCTTCGCGAAGTTGAAGGGTGTTGAGAAAGGCGAGCTCGTGAGGTACTCCACCAGCGCTGAGGCGAGTGGTGACAGGTCCTTCGTGGTGGGCTACGCTTCGGTGGTGTTCGCGAGATGA
- the fni gene encoding type 2 isopentenyl-diphosphate Delta-isomerase — translation MIDNPEETSQRKIEHIMIAKRDDIDLSTTSSWFEHVRLLHNPLPDASFDDVDLSWKFLGYELKAPLLIEGMTGGHEATLSVNRALAEAAQAEGVAIGVGSQRAALRNEDLVRTYSIVRETATEVPVIANLGISHVIGDEGPDNAKRAVDMIDADALAIHLNPLQEVIQPEGSVDFTGSLVAIRDVTRELDVPVIVKEVGSGISKEAALVLKRAGVRIIDVAGQGGTSWSLIEGERSPEGSVRWVASRRFADWGLPTPLAVMEVSTLSVKVIGSGGVRSGLDAAKCLALGAHMAGAARPFFIRAVEEGSDGVRDELNKFIFEMKLAAFLTGSLTVNQLRLTRKYLLTGPLKTLANERHIFI, via the coding sequence ATGATTGATAATCCTGAGGAAACCTCTCAGCGTAAAATCGAGCACATAATGATAGCTAAGAGGGACGACATCGACCTTAGTACCACCAGCTCCTGGTTCGAGCATGTGAGGCTCCTCCACAATCCCCTACCGGATGCCTCCTTCGACGATGTGGATCTCTCTTGGAAGTTCTTGGGATACGAGCTGAAGGCTCCCCTACTGATAGAGGGAATGACTGGTGGTCACGAGGCAACTTTATCCGTAAATAGGGCTCTAGCTGAGGCAGCCCAAGCTGAGGGAGTCGCCATAGGGGTTGGCAGTCAGAGAGCAGCTTTGAGAAATGAGGACCTCGTAAGGACCTACTCTATAGTCAGGGAGACGGCCACAGAGGTGCCCGTCATAGCCAACTTGGGTATATCCCACGTCATAGGAGATGAGGGACCGGACAACGCGAAGAGAGCGGTCGATATGATAGATGCCGATGCTCTAGCGATCCACCTCAATCCCCTACAGGAGGTAATACAACCCGAGGGATCGGTTGATTTCACGGGATCCTTGGTGGCGATAAGGGATGTGACAAGGGAGTTAGATGTCCCAGTGATAGTGAAGGAGGTTGGTTCAGGGATATCCAAGGAGGCCGCGCTCGTCCTGAAGAGGGCCGGCGTTAGGATAATAGATGTGGCCGGGCAGGGGGGGACGAGTTGGTCTCTAATAGAGGGAGAGAGATCCCCTGAAGGATCCGTTAGATGGGTTGCCTCGAGGAGGTTCGCTGACTGGGGGTTACCCACCCCTCTTGCGGTAATGGAGGTCTCCACCCTTAGCGTCAAAGTCATAGGCTCCGGAGGGGTCAGGTCCGGTCTGGATGCCGCCAAATGCTTGGCCTTGGGCGCCCACATGGCTGGTGCTGCCCGCCCCTTCTTCATACGCGCGGTGGAGGAGGGGAGTGACGGCGTCAGGGACGAGTTAAATAAATTTATTTTCGAGATGAAGCTCGCCGCGTTCCTCACGGGGTCTCTCACAGTAAACCAGCTCAGATTGACCAGGAAATACCTGCTGACGGGTCCATTGAAGACCCTAGCGAATGAGAGGCATATTTTTATATGA